Proteins from one Arsenophonus apicola genomic window:
- a CDS encoding adenylosuccinate synthase — protein MGKNVVVLGTQWGDEGKGKIVDLLTERAKYVVRYQGGHNAGHTLVVNGEKTVLHLIPSGILRENVISVIGNGVVLAPDALMDEMKKLEARGVPVRERLKISAACPLILPYHVALDNAREKARGAKAIGTTGRGIGPAYEDKVARRGIRVGDLFNKKTFPAKLKEIVDYHNFQLVNYYKAPAIDYQKTLDDIMVIADILTAMTVDVADLLYKAHRKGELVMYEGAQGTLLDIDHGTYPYVTSSNTTAGGVATGSGLGPRYIDYVLGILKAYSTRVGGGPFPTELSDETGEYLREKGQEFGATTGRCRRTGWLDIVAINRAVQINSLSGFCLTKLDVLDGLDEVKLCIAYRKPDGTELTITPLAAEEWEGLEPIYETLPGWSESTFRVKEYNQLPKAAIDYIKRIEELTGIPIDIISTGPDRAETMILQDPFDA, from the coding sequence ATGGGTAAAAACGTTGTCGTATTAGGTACTCAGTGGGGTGACGAAGGTAAAGGCAAAATAGTCGATTTACTAACTGAACGCGCTAAGTATGTTGTTCGTTATCAAGGTGGCCATAATGCTGGTCATACGCTTGTGGTAAATGGTGAAAAAACTGTACTCCATCTTATCCCATCAGGTATTCTGCGTGAAAATGTTATAAGTGTCATTGGCAATGGTGTAGTGTTAGCACCTGATGCATTAATGGATGAAATGAAAAAGTTGGAAGCGCGTGGCGTGCCAGTGCGTGAACGTCTCAAAATTTCAGCGGCTTGTCCATTAATCTTGCCCTATCATGTTGCTTTAGATAATGCGCGTGAGAAAGCGCGCGGCGCAAAAGCGATAGGCACGACAGGCCGGGGCATTGGACCTGCATATGAAGATAAAGTTGCCCGCCGTGGAATACGTGTCGGTGATTTGTTTAATAAAAAAACATTTCCAGCCAAACTTAAAGAAATTGTTGATTACCATAATTTTCAATTAGTGAATTATTATAAAGCGCCTGCAATCGATTACCAAAAAACATTAGATGATATTATGGTTATTGCCGATATTTTGACGGCGATGACCGTTGATGTTGCTGATTTGTTATATAAAGCACATCGAAAAGGTGAATTAGTGATGTATGAAGGGGCACAGGGGACATTACTGGATATTGATCATGGTACTTATCCCTATGTGACTTCATCAAACACAACGGCGGGGGGCGTAGCTACTGGCTCTGGCTTAGGTCCGCGCTATATTGATTATGTTTTAGGCATATTGAAAGCTTATTCTACCCGTGTTGGTGGTGGTCCTTTCCCAACCGAATTATCCGATGAAACGGGCGAATACCTGCGTGAAAAAGGGCAGGAATTTGGTGCAACAACCGGTCGTTGCCGCCGTACCGGCTGGTTAGATATTGTTGCTATTAATCGAGCTGTTCAAATCAATTCGCTTTCTGGTTTCTGTTTAACTAAATTAGATGTATTAGATGGTTTAGATGAAGTGAAACTTTGTATTGCATATCGCAAACCAGATGGAACTGAATTGACAATAACACCATTAGCGGCAGAGGAATGGGAAGGTTTAGAGCCAATATATGAGACATTACCAGGCTGGAGTGAAAGTACTTTTAGGGTAAAAGAATATAATCAATTACCTAAAGCAGCAATTGATTATATTAAACGGATTGAGGAATTAACCGGCATCCCGATAGATATTATTTCCACCGGGCCTGATCGTGCTGAAACAATGATATTACAAGATCCTTTTGATGCATAA
- the nsrR gene encoding nitric oxide-sensing transcriptional repressor NsrR: MQLTSFTDYGLRALIYMGSLPKDKMTNITEVTNVYGVSRNHMVKIINQLSRVGLVAAVRGKNGGIYLGKPAEQIRIGEVVRLLEPLALVNCCSDYCHITSACRLKQILNQAIDHFLSELDKYTLADLIKNNEPLYKLLLK; the protein is encoded by the coding sequence GTGCAGTTAACAAGTTTTACAGATTATGGCTTAAGAGCATTGATTTATATGGGGTCATTACCTAAGGATAAAATGACTAATATTACTGAAGTCACTAATGTTTACGGTGTCTCACGTAACCATATGGTAAAAATTATTAATCAATTAAGCCGAGTTGGACTTGTTGCTGCGGTGAGAGGGAAAAATGGGGGTATTTATTTGGGCAAGCCAGCTGAACAGATCCGAATTGGAGAGGTTGTTCGTCTGTTAGAGCCCCTAGCATTAGTCAATTGCTGTAGTGATTATTGCCATATTACTTCTGCTTGTCGATTAAAACAGATATTAAATCAAGCGATTGATCATTTTTTAAGTGAATTAGATAAATATACACTGGCTGATCTAATAAAAAATAACGAGCCACTGTATAAGTTACTGTTAAAATAA
- the rnr gene encoding ribonuclease R — protein MAKDPYKDREAEKYHSPIASREYILEVLAKFTTPVSRQEIARILKLTKEEELEALRRRLRAMERDGQLVFTRRQCYALPERLDLLKGTVIGHRDGFGFLRVEGQKEDFYLSLEEMKKALHGDVVLVQPLGKDRRGRTEVRIVRVLVPRNNHIVGRYFLESGMGYVVPDDSRLSFDILIPKEQVNGARMGNVVVVEMTTRPARHTQAVGNIVEVLGESMGTNMAVEIALRTYEIPYRWPPQVEKQVADLSEQIPASAKKGRVDLCHLPLVTIDGEDARDFDDAVYCMPKEDGGWCLWVAIADVSYYVRPQTALDNEAVSRGNSVYFPSRVIPMLPEILSNGLCSLNPEVERLCMVCEIQLSPQGQITSSKFYEAVMRSHARLTYTKVWKILQGDEQLRQHYQDLVPHLEQLHQLYKALDNARVKRGAISFESEEAKFIFNAEKRIERIEPVERNDAHKLIEECMILANIAAARFVERNKEPSLYRVHDRPKQESIVNLRTVFSELGLTLPGGMKPQPADYAKIMDEVAERPDHELLQTMILRSMKQAIYDPENRGHFGLALKSYAHFTSPIRRYPDLALHRSIKYLLSSQHGNNQHRSTPTGGWHADTHEMLQLGEHCSMTERRADEATRDVADWLKCDFMQDQVGNVFTGIITSVTGFGFFVRLKDLFIDGLVHVSSLNNDYYRYDNVGQRLIGDSSGMVYRLGDEVEISVEAVHMDERKIDFALISTLRKAKNPGKTAKEKAKKQFKKAISTNSQLNHSQDKNFDPNSVLVKPNKNGSKNAKKADKKGKKISDKSKKIAAKLKVKKALKKAQKKS, from the coding sequence ATGGCAAAAGATCCATATAAAGACCGAGAGGCAGAGAAATATCATTCACCAATTGCAAGTCGTGAATATATCTTAGAGGTATTAGCAAAATTTACCACGCCTGTGAGTCGACAGGAAATTGCCCGAATATTAAAGTTAACCAAAGAAGAAGAGTTAGAGGCCTTGCGGCGCCGTTTACGTGCTATGGAACGTGATGGACAATTGGTATTTACTCGCCGCCAATGTTATGCCTTACCTGAACGTCTTGATTTACTCAAAGGTACTGTTATTGGCCATCGTGATGGTTTTGGTTTTTTACGTGTAGAAGGTCAAAAAGAGGATTTTTACCTTTCTTTGGAAGAAATGAAAAAAGCGCTGCATGGGGATGTTGTGCTTGTCCAACCATTGGGCAAAGATCGGCGAGGACGTACAGAGGTTCGCATTGTTCGAGTACTCGTTCCACGCAATAATCATATTGTAGGACGTTATTTTTTAGAATCTGGCATGGGATATGTAGTCCCTGATGATAGTCGTCTATCTTTTGATATTTTGATCCCTAAAGAACAGGTTAACGGTGCTAGGATGGGAAATGTGGTTGTCGTTGAGATGACAACCCGGCCAGCACGGCATACTCAGGCAGTAGGCAATATTGTCGAAGTATTAGGCGAAAGCATGGGTACTAACATGGCGGTAGAGATTGCATTAAGAACCTATGAAATTCCTTATCGTTGGCCGCCACAAGTTGAGAAACAAGTTGCTGATTTGTCGGAACAGATCCCTGCGTCGGCAAAAAAAGGGCGAGTAGATTTATGCCATCTACCTTTAGTCACGATTGATGGTGAAGATGCCCGGGATTTTGATGATGCAGTTTATTGTATGCCGAAAGAAGACGGTGGTTGGTGCTTATGGGTCGCAATTGCAGATGTTAGTTATTATGTAAGGCCACAAACGGCGTTGGATAATGAAGCGGTTAGTCGAGGAAACTCAGTCTATTTTCCATCACGGGTGATCCCCATGTTGCCTGAAATTCTTTCTAATGGATTATGTTCATTAAACCCTGAAGTCGAAAGGCTTTGCATGGTATGTGAAATACAGTTATCGCCGCAAGGACAAATTACCTCATCTAAATTCTATGAAGCGGTGATGCGTTCCCATGCCAGGTTGACTTATACCAAAGTCTGGAAAATTTTACAAGGTGATGAACAATTACGTCAACATTATCAAGATCTAGTGCCACATTTAGAACAACTTCATCAACTATATAAAGCGTTAGATAACGCGCGTGTGAAACGAGGGGCTATCTCCTTTGAATCTGAAGAAGCAAAATTTATTTTTAATGCAGAAAAACGCATTGAGCGGATAGAGCCGGTTGAACGGAATGATGCGCATAAATTAATTGAAGAATGTATGATTTTAGCAAATATCGCTGCTGCACGTTTTGTTGAGCGGAATAAAGAACCTAGCTTGTACCGTGTCCATGATAGGCCCAAACAAGAGAGCATTGTAAACTTACGAACGGTATTTAGTGAATTGGGCTTAACATTACCAGGGGGTATGAAACCACAGCCGGCTGATTATGCTAAAATCATGGACGAAGTAGCTGAACGTCCGGATCATGAATTGCTGCAAACGATGATTTTGCGTTCAATGAAACAGGCTATTTATGATCCTGAAAATAGAGGACATTTTGGCTTAGCATTGAAATCTTATGCCCATTTCACTTCACCGATTCGTCGTTATCCTGATTTAGCCCTACATCGTTCGATTAAATATCTTTTATCTTCACAACATGGAAACAATCAACATCGTTCGACGCCAACCGGTGGTTGGCATGCTGATACCCATGAAATGTTGCAATTAGGTGAGCATTGTTCAATGACAGAACGGCGGGCTGATGAAGCAACGAGAGATGTTGCTGATTGGTTGAAATGTGATTTTATGCAAGATCAAGTTGGCAATGTATTTACTGGCATTATCACCAGTGTTACAGGTTTTGGCTTTTTTGTCCGTTTAAAAGATCTTTTTATTGATGGTCTAGTGCATGTCTCTTCACTGAATAATGATTACTATCGTTACGATAATGTAGGACAACGACTTATTGGTGACTCTTCGGGCATGGTTTATCGTCTTGGTGATGAGGTTGAAATTAGTGTTGAAGCGGTACATATGGATGAACGCAAGATCGATTTCGCGTTGATATCAACTTTACGTAAGGCGAAAAATCCAGGTAAGACAGCAAAAGAAAAAGCCAAAAAGCAATTTAAAAAAGCAATTTCAACTAATAGCCAACTAAATCACAGCCAAGACAAAAATTTTGACCCCAATAGTGTATTGGTTAAACCTAATAAGAACGGCAGCAAGAACGCTAAAAAAGCAGATAAGAAAGGGAAAAAAATTTCTGATAAAAGCAAAAAAATTGCTGCAAAATTGAAAGTAAAAAAGGCACTCAAAAAAGCACAAAAAAAATCTTAG
- the rlmB gene encoding 23S rRNA (guanosine(2251)-2'-O)-methyltransferase RlmB, with product MSEIIYGIHAVQALLERDPSRLKQVYVLKGRADKRLLPIIHQLEKLGVIIQLANRQWMDRQTENAVHQGIIAQVKPGRQYQESDLDIIISQVQSPFLLILDGITDPHNLGACLRSAEAASIDAVIVPKDKSAQLNATAKKVACGAAESMPLIRVTNLARTLRQLQQQHIWIVGTAGEADHTLYDSKLTGAIALVMGAEGEGMRRLTREHCDELISIPMAGVVSSLNVSVATGVCLFEAVRQRRRQ from the coding sequence ATGAGTGAAATTATTTATGGTATTCATGCAGTGCAAGCACTGCTGGAACGCGATCCTTCGCGTTTAAAACAAGTTTATGTACTCAAAGGGCGTGCAGATAAACGTTTATTGCCAATTATCCATCAACTTGAAAAGTTGGGCGTTATTATCCAGTTAGCTAATCGTCAATGGATGGATCGGCAGACAGAAAACGCTGTTCATCAGGGTATTATTGCTCAGGTAAAACCTGGACGGCAATATCAAGAAAGTGATTTAGATATTATTATTTCTCAGGTGCAATCACCCTTTTTGCTTATATTGGATGGTATTACCGATCCACATAACCTAGGTGCTTGTTTACGTAGTGCAGAAGCCGCCAGTATTGATGCGGTTATTGTGCCAAAGGATAAATCTGCTCAGCTTAATGCTACCGCTAAAAAAGTTGCCTGTGGCGCAGCAGAGAGTATGCCATTAATTCGGGTTACCAATCTTGCGCGGACATTACGTCAACTGCAGCAGCAGCATATCTGGATTGTTGGTACCGCAGGTGAAGCCGATCATACGCTATATGACAGTAAATTAACCGGCGCTATTGCATTAGTGATGGGGGCAGAAGGTGAAGGTATGCGTCGATTAACAAGGGAACATTGTGATGAGCTGATTAGTATTCCAATGGCAGGAGTGGTTTCGTCTTTAAATGTTTCTGTTGCGACGGGGGTTTGTTTATTTGAAGCAGTGCGTCAACGGCGTCGTCAGTGA
- the rpsF gene encoding 30S ribosomal protein S6 translates to MRHYEIVFMVHPDQSEQVAGMIERYSSSITEAQGQIHRLEDWGRRQLAYPINKLHKAHYVLMNVEAPQEVIDELETNFRFNDAVVRSMIMRVKHAVTEASPMVKAKDDRRSRDLVDEDLEGIEGAEDSEE, encoded by the coding sequence ATGCGTCATTACGAAATCGTTTTTATGGTTCACCCGGACCAAAGCGAGCAAGTTGCAGGTATGATTGAGCGTTATAGTAGTTCTATTACCGAAGCGCAAGGTCAAATCCATCGCTTGGAAGACTGGGGTCGCCGTCAATTGGCTTATCCAATCAATAAATTGCACAAAGCACACTATGTTCTGATGAATGTTGAAGCGCCGCAAGAAGTGATTGATGAGTTAGAAACAAACTTCCGCTTCAATGATGCCGTTGTCCGCAGCATGATTATGCGTGTTAAGCATGCGGTTACTGAAGCTTCTCCAATGGTTAAAGCCAAAGACGATCGTCGCAGTCGTGATTTGGTTGATGAAGACCTGGAAGGAATTGAGGGAGCTGAGGATTCTGAAGAGTAA
- the priB gene encoding primosomal replication protein N, which produces MNTNRLVLSGKICNAPIRKVSPAGIPHCQFVLEHRSQQQEADFDRQVWCRITIIASGQKLQQFTHSITVGSRITVIGFISSHQGANGLNKLVLHAEQIELIDSGD; this is translated from the coding sequence GTGAATACTAACCGCTTGGTGCTGTCAGGCAAAATCTGTAATGCACCGATAAGAAAAGTCAGTCCAGCTGGAATTCCTCACTGTCAGTTTGTGCTCGAACATCGTTCACAGCAGCAGGAGGCCGATTTTGATCGGCAAGTATGGTGTAGAATAACTATCATCGCCAGCGGACAAAAATTACAACAGTTTACTCACAGTATAACGGTCGGTAGTCGGATCACTGTTATAGGTTTCATTAGTAGCCATCAGGGCGCTAATGGCTTGAATAAATTAGTGCTTCACGCCGAGCAGATTGAATTGATAGATTCTGGAGACTAG
- the rpsR gene encoding 30S ribosomal protein S18 has translation MARYFRRRKFCRFTAEGVQEIDYKDIATLKNYITESGKIVPSRITGTRAKYQRQLARAIKRARYLSLLPYTDRHQ, from the coding sequence ATGGCACGTTATTTCCGTCGTCGTAAGTTCTGCCGTTTCACAGCGGAAGGCGTTCAAGAGATTGATTATAAAGATATCGCAACGCTAAAAAACTATATCACTGAAAGTGGTAAAATTGTACCGAGTCGTATCACTGGTACTCGAGCAAAATACCAGCGTCAGCTCGCTCGTGCGATCAAGCGCGCGCGTTACCTGTCTCTGTTGCCATATACTGATCGTCATCAGTAA
- the rplI gene encoding 50S ribosomal protein L9, giving the protein MEIILLDKVANLGSLGDKVDVKAGYARNYLVPQQKAVPATKKNVEFFEARRAELEAKLADVLDTAKARAEKINSLATVTIASKAGDEGKLFGSIGTRDIAQAVTAAGAEVAKSEVRLPNGVLRTVGEHEVHFQVHSDVFAKLNVNIIAE; this is encoded by the coding sequence ATGGAAATTATTCTACTGGATAAAGTAGCAAACCTGGGTAGCCTGGGTGATAAAGTTGATGTTAAAGCGGGCTATGCTCGTAACTATTTAGTTCCTCAGCAAAAAGCTGTTCCTGCAACTAAAAAGAATGTTGAATTTTTTGAAGCACGTCGTGCCGAATTAGAGGCTAAATTAGCCGACGTTTTGGACACTGCAAAAGCGCGCGCCGAGAAAATTAATTCATTAGCAACAGTAACCATCGCTTCTAAAGCTGGTGATGAAGGTAAACTGTTTGGTTCGATCGGGACTCGTGATATTGCTCAGGCAGTCACTGCTGCCGGTGCCGAGGTTGCGAAAAGCGAAGTTCGCTTACCAAATGGTGTATTACGTACTGTTGGTGAACACGAAGTTCATTTCCAAGTGCATAGTGATGTATTTGCAAAACTGAATGTGAATATTATTGCTGAATAA
- a CDS encoding FKBP-type peptidyl-prolyl cis-trans isomerase produces the protein MTDQAFDSIETQASYGIGLQVGQQLLESGLEGIQPEALLAGLCDALHSKTPVVPIQALHRALREIHECAEAQRRKFQQAAAVEGQQFLDNNQQREEVKTTESGLQFIILKQGEGPIPAKADRVRVHYTGRLIDGTIFDCSREREQPAEFPVNGVIPGWIEALTLMPIGSKWELFIPHNLAYGERGAGAAIPPFSTLIFEVELLEII, from the coding sequence ATGACAGATCAGGCATTTGATTCAATTGAAACTCAGGCAAGTTATGGTATTGGCCTTCAAGTTGGTCAACAGCTTTTAGAATCAGGCCTGGAAGGCATTCAGCCAGAAGCTTTACTTGCGGGCTTATGTGATGCATTACATAGTAAAACGCCGGTTGTTCCCATTCAAGCTCTGCATAGAGCATTACGTGAGATCCATGAGTGCGCGGAAGCGCAACGGCGTAAATTTCAGCAAGCGGCGGCAGTAGAGGGACAACAGTTTTTGGATAACAACCAGCAACGTGAAGAAGTCAAGACGACAGAATCAGGATTACAATTTATTATATTAAAACAAGGTGAAGGACCGATCCCGGCTAAAGCAGATCGGGTTCGTGTTCATTATACTGGTCGGTTAATTGATGGTACGATTTTTGATTGCTCAAGAGAACGAGAACAACCAGCAGAATTCCCTGTTAACGGTGTTATTCCTGGCTGGATTGAAGCGTTGACATTGATGCCTATCGGATCAAAATGGGAACTTTTTATTCCGCATAATTTGGCTTATGGTGAACGTGGTGCTGGCGCCGCTATTCCGCCTTTTAGCACGTTGATTTTCGAAGTTGAATTACTCGAGATTATATAA
- the cysQ gene encoding 3'(2'),5'-bisphosphate nucleotidase CysQ — protein MLEQLCDLAKEAGRAIMTIYESGQQLSVKHKKDSSPVTEADLIAHQIIKTGLARITPHIPLLSEEAPPAWHERCHWECYWLVDPLDGTKEFIQRNGEFTVNIALIKSGSPVMGIIYAPAKNILYASEQGTAWKIEEGVKQSLHVANGYPPLIVISRSYQDKELIDYLAQMGQHEVMEMGSSLKFCLIAEGKAQLYPRFGPTHIWDTAAGHAIAQAAGAKVTDWYGRTLNYSLRESFINPGFRVSIF, from the coding sequence ATGCTTGAGCAACTATGTGATTTGGCAAAAGAAGCGGGTAGAGCAATTATGACTATCTATGAAAGTGGACAACAGCTTTCTGTTAAGCATAAAAAAGATAGTTCACCGGTGACTGAAGCCGACCTCATTGCCCACCAAATTATTAAAACTGGATTGGCAAGAATAACACCGCACATTCCGTTACTCTCTGAAGAAGCTCCTCCGGCTTGGCACGAGCGTTGTCATTGGGAGTGCTATTGGTTAGTGGATCCACTTGACGGAACAAAAGAGTTTATTCAAAGGAATGGTGAATTTACCGTCAATATTGCTTTGATCAAATCTGGTTCTCCTGTTATGGGGATTATTTATGCGCCAGCAAAAAATATACTTTATGCTAGTGAGCAAGGTACAGCGTGGAAAATAGAAGAGGGTGTAAAACAATCACTTCATGTTGCTAATGGCTATCCCCCGCTGATTGTGATTAGCCGCTCTTATCAGGATAAAGAATTAATCGATTATTTAGCGCAAATGGGGCAGCATGAAGTTATGGAGATGGGTTCTTCATTAAAATTCTGCCTCATCGCTGAAGGTAAAGCACAGCTTTATCCGCGATTTGGACCCACTCATATCTGGGATACTGCTGCCGGACATGCGATCGCCCAGGCGGCAGGCGCTAAAGTGACAGATTGGTATGGTAGAACACTAAACTATTCTCTCAGAGAATCATTTATTAATCCGGGATTTAGAGTATCAATATTCTGA
- a CDS encoding YtfJ family protein, with amino-acid sequence MLKKIIAIVILLILPISALTATLEVNKPVPTVTVTDRGELLLNENGKLIYQDWSSKELVGKVRTILHIAGRLSAKELNESLIEAIKQKKFDQKKYQTTTIINTDDTILGTGFFVRSSIEDSKREFPFSQIIVDNNGVVKKTWQLKPKSSTIIVLNKNGNVLFAKDGALTSEETNKVIKVIEEQLKNN; translated from the coding sequence ATGTTAAAAAAGATCATAGCAATAGTAATTTTGTTAATTCTCCCTATCTCTGCATTAACTGCTACATTAGAAGTCAATAAGCCAGTGCCTACCGTAACTGTTACCGATCGAGGTGAACTTCTGTTGAACGAAAATGGTAAATTGATTTATCAAGATTGGAGTAGCAAAGAACTTGTTGGCAAAGTAAGAACGATTCTACATATTGCCGGGCGTCTTTCCGCTAAAGAACTCAATGAGTCATTAATAGAGGCAATTAAACAAAAGAAATTTGATCAGAAAAAATATCAGACAACGACAATAATAAATACTGATGATACAATTCTTGGAACCGGTTTTTTTGTCCGCAGTAGTATTGAAGACAGCAAGCGTGAATTCCCGTTTTCTCAAATCATTGTTGATAATAATGGTGTAGTTAAAAAAACCTGGCAGCTAAAACCCAAGAGTTCTACTATCATCGTATTAAATAAAAATGGTAACGTATTATTTGCTAAAGATGGCGCACTAACATCTGAAGAGACAAACAAAGTTATCAAAGTGATTGAGGAACAATTAAAAAATAATTAA
- a CDS encoding DUF1107 domain-containing protein gives MKIFHRYNPLKIARYVKILFRGRLYIKDMGVFEFDKGKILPPRIKDKRHFHIMNEINKEVLILQTEIG, from the coding sequence ATGAAGATTTTTCACCGTTACAACCCACTGAAGATTGCGCGTTACGTCAAAATATTATTTCGTGGTCGATTGTATATCAAAGATATGGGAGTATTTGAATTTGACAAAGGAAAGATATTACCCCCTAGAATTAAAGATAAGCGGCATTTCCACATAATGAATGAAATCAATAAAGAAGTCCTTATCCTCCAGACAGAAATAGGTTAA
- a CDS encoding M13 family metallopeptidase gives MQKTVLALLISLSALTGSSFVVAKGVTYGEQKITLSDYISPGNDFYQYVNQDWITHAEIPAGMSRINSFVELYLKTEKQLQALINKLEVQPQSELNHNQRNIRNLYRSYLNETAVEKAGLTPVQNALNAIKQAKTHADITNLMAKPGYMPFISYWVGLDAKVPDTYVLYLGQGGLGLPNRNYYLDNTKQMETIRQDYVAYIATILQLAGEKETQLKAKQIFALEKSLAKVHWTPEAERDTLKNYHPMSLSQLKKFTPDYQWQGFIQQWKLSDEQLAKVIVENDSAVEQLAKILAHTPISTLQDYLFFHYLSSTANYLNQAFSDARFNFYSSRLNGIKQQRSRKERALEVVNKLQGEPLGQLYVATYFDPDAKNKIQNLVSYVKGTFKTRLQNNDWMDKQTRQEALKKLNQFTVKIGYPEKWHDFSTLHLQPDTLFDNYLQVQNWLYQDNMSRIGEKVRKWEWGMTPQTINAYYNPVQNEIVFPAAILQAPFFDQNVDPAYNYGAIGAVIGHEMGHGFDDQGRLYDGSGQLRNWWSAASQLHFEEKTANLIKQYNGFKIDGLTVNGKLTLGENIGDLGGLNIALNAYKQFSKEHYPNGEPPIIDGMTGLQRFFIAWARTWRELANKESERNKIMTDPHSPNPYRANGVVRNMDDWYTAFKVEKEHKLYLAPKERIHIW, from the coding sequence ATGCAAAAAACTGTGTTAGCACTACTTATTAGTCTGTCTGCTCTGACAGGCTCTTCCTTTGTTGTTGCCAAAGGCGTTACTTACGGCGAACAAAAAATCACATTGTCTGATTACATTTCTCCGGGTAATGATTTTTATCAGTATGTTAATCAGGATTGGATAACCCATGCAGAAATCCCAGCTGGAATGTCACGAATTAATTCCTTTGTTGAGTTATATCTCAAAACAGAAAAACAGTTGCAAGCACTGATAAATAAACTTGAAGTTCAACCGCAAAGTGAGCTTAATCATAATCAACGCAATATTCGTAATCTTTATCGTAGCTATTTAAATGAAACAGCCGTTGAAAAAGCAGGTTTAACGCCGGTACAAAATGCACTTAATGCTATCAAGCAGGCAAAAACTCATGCTGACATTACTAATCTAATGGCAAAACCAGGTTATATGCCATTTATTTCCTATTGGGTAGGATTGGATGCAAAAGTACCTGATACTTACGTTCTTTATCTGGGGCAAGGCGGCTTAGGCTTACCTAATAGAAATTACTATCTGGATAACACTAAACAGATGGAGACTATCCGTCAGGATTATGTCGCTTATATTGCCACTATTTTACAATTAGCGGGAGAAAAAGAAACGCAGTTAAAGGCTAAGCAAATTTTTGCATTAGAAAAATCGTTGGCAAAAGTACATTGGACACCAGAGGCTGAACGTGACACGTTGAAAAATTATCATCCAATGTCGCTTAGTCAACTAAAAAAGTTTACGCCAGATTATCAATGGCAGGGTTTTATTCAACAATGGAAACTGTCAGATGAACAGCTAGCGAAAGTTATCGTAGAAAATGACAGTGCAGTTGAGCAATTGGCAAAAATATTGGCGCATACACCGATATCTACCCTGCAAGACTACTTATTTTTCCACTATCTGAGTAGTACAGCCAATTACTTGAATCAAGCTTTTTCTGATGCTCGATTTAATTTTTATTCAAGCCGATTAAATGGTATTAAACAGCAGCGGTCACGTAAAGAACGGGCATTAGAAGTCGTTAATAAACTACAAGGGGAGCCATTGGGGCAACTTTATGTTGCAACTTATTTTGATCCTGATGCTAAAAATAAGATCCAAAATTTGGTGAGCTATGTTAAAGGGACTTTTAAAACCCGTTTGCAAAATAATGACTGGATGGATAAACAAACCCGTCAGGAAGCACTAAAAAAACTTAACCAATTTACAGTCAAAATTGGCTACCCAGAAAAATGGCATGATTTTAGTACGTTACACTTGCAACCAGATACATTATTCGACAATTATTTGCAAGTACAAAACTGGCTCTATCAAGATAATATGAGTCGGATCGGAGAAAAAGTCAGGAAGTGGGAATGGGGGATGACGCCACAAACAATTAATGCTTACTATAATCCCGTTCAGAATGAAATTGTTTTCCCGGCTGCTATTTTGCAAGCGCCATTTTTTGATCAAAATGTTGATCCTGCTTATAACTATGGTGCCATTGGTGCGGTGATTGGGCATGAAATGGGACATGGCTTTGACGATCAAGGTCGTCTTTATGACGGAAGCGGGCAATTAAGAAACTGGTGGTCAGCAGCTTCACAACTGCATTTTGAAGAAAAAACTGCCAACCTTATTAAACAGTATAATGGGTTTAAAATTGATGGTTTAACGGTTAACGGTAAACTGACCCTAGGTGAGAATATTGGTGATCTCGGTGGGTTAAATATTGCCCTCAATGCTTATAAGCAATTTTCTAAAGAACATTATCCCAATGGTGAACCACCGATTATCGATGGAATGACGGGTTTACAACGCTTCTTTATTGCCTGGGCAAGAACTTGGCGGGAGTTAGCCAATAAAGAGTCCGAGCGTAATAAGATTATGACTGATCCCCATAGTCCGAATCCTTATCGTGCCAACGGCGTGGTACGTAATATGGATGATTGGTATACAGCCTTTAAGGTAGAAAAGGAGCATAAGCTTTATCTGGCGCCTAAAGAGAGGATCCATATCTGGTAG